The genomic interval TCTTTGATTTCATCAAATCTATCCTTGGAGTAGCCAACAACATCCATCTTGTTAACAGCAACTATAATCTGCTTAACACCGAAGCTTTTGATAATCTGTGAATGCTCCTTAGTCTGTCCTCCCTTCATACCAGCTTCAAATGCACCATGTGAACCATCAACAACAAGTAATGCAGCATCAGCTTGTGCTGCGCCGGAGATCATGTTCGGAACAAAGTCTTTATGGCCAGGGGAGTCCAGCAAAACCACCTTGTATTTTTTGGAGTCAAAATACTTAACGCCAACGTTCATGGTAAtacctctttctctttcttccgTGCTCTCGTCCAATGCCCAAGCATAGGCAAATGATCCCTTTCCCTGTGACTTTGCCtctttctcatttttgtgcatCTCTTTGTTGGATACCTGACCCAATAGAAGAAGCAGTTTACCAGATACTGTCGATTTTCCTGAATCAACATGTCCAACAACAGCCAGATTCAGTTGAGCCATGGATTATTTCTGAATGAATGTGGTAGATTGGTAGGTCTTTTTTATACCACACACACTATCCTATTCCTAATTTTATAGGGattccttttttctttctttctttttttgttttcagagAACCTTTAGGAATTCCTAATCCTATAGGAAGTAGTAAAGAAGAGAATTAATTTTGATATTCCGGCTTGGGCCTTTTATTTTAACCCAGCCCAACCCATGCGTATAATTGAAAGTTGAGACCGCCGTCTTCCTCTCTGGCTCTTCGTGTTCCGGAACTTGGTCAAGAGAGGGAGTTGGTGGCAACTGGTTAACTAGGGTTTTGAACTTGCAACTTCTAATCGAAACAGCAGTTAAGATGTTGTACATAGTTGGACTTGGATTGGGGAACGAGAAAGACATTACTTTGAGGGGTTTAGAAGCAGTCCAGAAATCTGACAAGGTTTTCATTGAAGCCTACACTTCTCTCCTCTCTTTTGGTCTCTCTTCTGATGGTCTTTCTACTCTGGTAAATCCccattttcttgtttttgggtatttctttgtttatgaAGCCAGTTTAGTTTTTGAAGGAAATAATATATGTGATTGCAGGAAAAGTTGTATGGGAAACCGGTGATACTTGCAGATAGAGAGACTGTGGAGGAAAAGGCTGATGAGATTTTAAGTGCAGCTGCTGATTCTGACGTGGCTTTCCTTGTTGTTGGGGATCCTTTTGGGTATGTTGTAATTAAACAATGGTTTTCTTCAGTTTAGTTAGTTTAGAGTTGAATGTGTGAATTTGATTGAAGTAATGTTCATTTAGATTGAATCTTGGATAATTGAGGGTTTGATTAATTAAGTTGATGTGGGATGCAGAGCTACAACTCACACTGATCTTGTAGTTCGAGCTAAGAAGTTGGGGATTGATGTCGAAGTGGTGCATAATGCATCGGTTATGAATGCGGTTGGAGTCTGCGGCTTGCAACTCTACCACTACGGAGAAACAGTTTCGATACCATTCTTTACGGATACATGGAGACCTGATAGTTTTTATGAGAAGATTCAGAAAAATCGTGGGCTTGGACTACATACTCTCTGCTTGTTAGGTTTGGTGCTACAAACTTTCTGATTGGAACTGTTACCTATTGATGCTCGTCTTGCTAATAAACTTATTTACCTTTAATTGTAGATATACGCGTGAAGGAACCCACCCTGGAATCCTTATGCAGGTGTATATCTAAATGATTTATCGGCTTCTCTTTCATTTCTTCATCAAAGAGTTCACTTGggtgttttctttttcaagtGTGCTTTGAACATTGCATAGAATAATTCTTgcttctcctcctcccttAACCTTTCAGAGGAAAGAAGCAGTATGAACCACCTAGATATATGTCAGTAAACACTGCAATTCAGCAACTTTTGGAGGTTGAGCAAAACCGAGGAGAATCTGGTAAGGCCATTGAGGTTCTCTCCTTTCTGGCTTGTATACAACTAAAGACTAATTATAATCTGCGTATTGATTCTTTGATCACCCTGCAGCATACAGTGAAGACACCATGTGTGTTGGGTTTGCTCGTCTTGGAAGTGAGGATCAGAAGATAGTTGCTGGTACAATGAGGCAACTGGAGTCGGTTGATTTTGGAGCACCTCTCCATTGCCTTGTCATTGTAGGCAAGACCCACCCAGTGGAAGAAGAAATGCTGGATTTCTACAGAACTGTATGATTGATTGACTATATCTTTGAAAGGTGCAGCTCTACTAGTTCTATGTGCAGGCAAGTGTTTTTTGGATCTAGGTTCTAATGTAAAACCAATTGCGCATTTTCTGGTAGTTCTGTTACTAAATGGACTCCacattatctttctgtagagAAGTCGTTGGACAATATGTAATAGAGGCAGAAGTGGAGGTCTTCTTAACTCACATTGAAGAAAGTTCAGAAACAACTGATGAGGCACCGGCAACATACCATACTTTTTTTAATATTCACATTTGATGTCGATGCTGAAAGAACGTTGTATAATGTTACTATACGTCAAGTTTTCCTACTTCAAGTTAATCAAGTTGATTCAATCTGTTTCATCACTTTCATGTTCTACTTTCAGATGTACACTATCTGTAGAAAACTCTCATATATGTGATGGTATGTCATTCCTGCTTATCTAAAGACTTGTGATTTGTGAAGAACGATTATCCGGATATAAAGCACAAACATGCTGATACTTTCATCTTAAAAGCCACAGCAGCCTACAGGTTCTAGTCCCTGATTTTCAGCCTCATTGTCTTCTCTTCTTGAAAACGAGCGCAATAGCATTACATTGATAGCACATCCATAATCTTTGCATATACAAAGGTTACCTGTGAAGAAAGATCTATGAACAAAGTATttccctttttctttctccttaaTAAAGCCATATAATGCATGAACAAGTTAGCTGACTAACTGTACATCTAAAACAAAAACTGACCATAAGGATACATTCTATACTGCCACAAAATTCAGGAAGTTCATGCCATAACCTAACTGTGGGTAGTTTTACTGCACTTCCCTTGTAACCATGTCAACCGTATATGATCACCTTTTAGAGAGATGAATGTCTCCCTCAAACTAGGGTTATCAAACAGGTCAACTGCAGCAAAGTAAAGCTGTTCCTCAATGTCTTGTATCTCGTCCAATGCTCTTATACAATTACTTATGCTAAACTTGTCGTCTATGGGCATTGTTGCTGCAGCCCTCAGCTTTGAGGCTGCAATCATATCTTGTAGGGCTTTTGCCATAGCATCACATTTTT from Argentina anserina chromosome 2, drPotAnse1.1, whole genome shotgun sequence carries:
- the LOC126783360 gene encoding probable diphthine methyl ester synthase, which codes for MLYIVGLGLGNEKDITLRGLEAVQKSDKVFIEAYTSLLSFGLSSDGLSTLEKLYGKPVILADRETVEEKADEILSAAADSDVAFLVVGDPFGATTHTDLVVRAKKLGIDVEVVHNASVMNAVGVCGLQLYHYGETVSIPFFTDTWRPDSFYEKIQKNRGLGLHTLCLLDIRVKEPTLESLCRGKKQYEPPRYMSVNTAIQQLLEVEQNRGESAYSEDTMCVGFARLGSEDQKIVAGTMRQLESVDFGAPLHCLVIVGKTHPVEEEMLDFYRTV